The following is a genomic window from Cryomorphaceae bacterium 1068.
CTTCTTCATGAGCCTTTTGCCTTCTCCCGTAAAATCTGCTCTGACTACTTCTACCGTGTAGCCCTTTTCACGCAACATTTCGATCAATCCATACTCTCCGGGGAGGTGACTTGCGCCAACAGCGCAGAATACGCTGCCTTTTTTCATAAGAGAGTCAAGTCCTTGCGCCATTTTAGTGTTTCTGTCTTTCATGGCAAAAGTGCTCATGGCTCTTGAATTCTCTTCCATATTGAACTCGGGTAGTTTTCCGTCACGGTAATTCTCTATTCGCAGATTAGCTTTGGAAATGAAGCTATTGTCTTGCATCTTGTCATACGTTTCAAAAATGGAGTCCATATTGGTTAAAAGCCTCATTTTAAAGAATTCCTTCTCAAAGGAATTCGAAAATTCTTGTCCGGATCTTATCCCGTCAAATGGCTTCTCTAATCCAACCACTTGCTTATTCATTCTGAGAGCACATTCTTCGAGGTATTCATCCAGTATCAATAGAGATGACTTGTCATCTTTTTTTTGGGACTCCCTTAAAAGCTGGTTTATTAGGAGAGGGTTCGCATTATCGACTTTGTCCAAATCGAGTTTTGTACGCTTTCTGAAGGCTTCTCTGATCTGAGTATATTCTTCTTCGTCAAATTGATCCTTAAACGCTGAGTTTTGTGTTTTTGAGAATCGTTTTTGCATGGCAGCTTCGAAGACATCGCTTCTGGACAATTCTTTAGCAAGTATTTCTGCAGAATCAAATGCAAGGAGCACAGAGTCACTGAAGTTGTAGACGCGCTCATCCGAGACGTGCATGGTCCCGAAAAGAAAAGAAGTCTTATCAAGTTCTTTTCCATCTATTCTCCAAAGCAATTCGTAATCACTCTGAGCGCAGGATAATAGACTTGTAAGGGTGAATACGGCGGCTACAATATATTTCATAGTACTTTTTTAGAAAACCGAAATATAGGACCAATTTATTATTGGATCATAAAGAGAATGTAATGCAGAATTATGAAACGGACGGACATCAAATTTAAATACACACATCCTTACCAAAGACCAATAATTTTTCAGTTATCTCCATTTAAGCCGGTTTTTATTTCAGCACCAATCGCCCGTTTTAATTGAGGATTTCAAGAAAGGCACACTTTACTTCACCAATCCCTCTCTTAAGGCTACGGCCACCGCGCCAGCGCTAGATTGCACCTTCAGCTTTCCATAAATCTTCGTGATGTGGCTATTTACCGTAGGGTAGGAGATGTGGCATTCCTCGGCGATCATCTTGTAGCTAAACCCTTTTACGAGAAGATTGAGAATCTCAGACTCTCGCTTGGTGAGATCAAAGTTGTTTCCCTTTTTTGAAGAGCCTTGTTTTTGGAACAGCTTGAGAACCTTAGCGGCAATAACAGGGGTCATCGGAGCGCCACCAACGAGTACCTCGCGAATTCCGTCGACTAGCTTCATGGGATTTGCCTGTTTTAAGATATACCCATCTGCACCTGCACAAATGGCTGCAAAGATTTTATCATCATCTTCAAAAACGGTTTGCATGAGTATTTTCAGATCTGGATGAACCTTTCGAATTTCAAGTACTCCTTCTATTCCGTTTACATGTGGCATATCAATATCCATCAGCACCACATCCGGATTAGATGATTCAATATCGGCAAGTACATTTCTGCAATCGTTGTAAAGGCCTACGCAATTTAAATCATCGATGGTCTCGAGCAGAAGAAAAAGTCCTTCACGCCGCTCAAGATTGTCATCAAATATGGCTACACGTGTTTTCACAGTTTAAAATTCGCATTGTTTTGCGATCATTCCTATCGTTGAAACTAATGATTTGTGGGAACTTTTAAGTTTACCACTGTTCCAGTCTGAAGGTCGGAGGAAACTTCCAATTGACCTTTGATTCGCTCTGCTCTTCTTTTCATTCCTGCAAGTCCGTTTCCGCCTGATGAACGTCTGGGAGGATTTGCAAGGTCAAATCCTTTTCCGTCATCACTTATGGTAAGGATCAGTTTACCCGTTTTCACTACAAGTCGAATCTGCATTTCAGTAGCTTCGGAATACTTGGCAGCATTGTTTACCGCCTCTTTAAAAATTAGGTAGATCTCTTTTCTCTTGTCCATTCCAAGCTTTACCCTTTCTACAGCAGACTGAGAGTTAAAGTCAAGCTTTATACCTTTGGCTTCAGTCATTTCAGCAGCGAACGCGCGCATTCTATTTACGACTTGTTCCATGCTGTCATTGTCCGATTTGATGGTCCATACCATATCATTCATCTTCTCCATGATACTTGACACATTGGTAATAATTCTATCCAAGACAGGTTGGCTCTTAGGAGAAAGATCCTTCTCATTCGATTTCATCACCGCGCTGTAGAGAGAGATACTGCTCAGTGTTGAGCCGATCTCGTCGTGAAGGTCTTGGGCTATTTGGTTGCGCATTCGTTCTACTCGAAGGAGTTGGTTAAGACGGTAGCGGTAAAGGCTGTAGAATATACCGACTACAAATACTAAGATTAGGGCTCGGAACCACCAAGTGGCCCACCAAGGTGGGAGGACCTTAATTTTCAAGGTGCGAGCTATTTGGCTCCAGTTGCCCAGACTATTTCTACCCAGTACTTCGAATGTGTAATTTCCGGGGTCGAGATTGGTGTAAGTAGCTTCCCTAATATTCTTGGTCTCAATCCACTCATCATTCAAACCATTTAATCGATACTTATAGGATTGTTTGGACCAATCCCCAAAATCAATTAAACCAAAACCGACGGTTATCATACTCTGATCATAGTTCAGAACAATTTCTTCCGTTAATTCGAATGGTTTTTGCAAAGTGAATTTTTCACCTACGTTTTCTGCTAAATACCCAATAGGTTCGTTGAAAATCCGCAGCTCACCTAAAACGACACCCGAGTGTGTCGTATCTGATATGAAGTCTTTTGGACCGAGAGAAGTGGTGCCTTCAATGCCTCCGAAGAATAGTCTCCCTTGGTCATCTTTAGAATATTGAAAACGGTTGAACTCATTTCCGTTAAGTCCATCAAATTTGGTGAATGTTTTAAACTGATTTTCGCGAGGATTGAATTGAGCCAAGCCGTAGTTTGTACTGAGCCATAAATTGCCATAGTTGTCAGGGAGGATGCCATTAACAAAGTTGTTTACAAGCCCGTTCTTTATCCCGTAAGATTTGATAGAATCAGTTGAGTAGTCAAGAGAATGCAAACCTGAGCTTGTGGCAATCCATAGACGCTTTTCAGGCAGTTCAGGGTCTTTACAAATCGACAAGACATTGGCGCTACGTAAACCACTTTCTGTGTTGTAAATCTTCCACTCTTCGCTCGCAACGTTGTATACCATTAATCCTTGTCGGGTAGCGAACCAGATCCTATTCGGATATTCTGCCAAGTAGTCCTGGATAAAGCGTTCTTGATCAATTTGTTTGACCTCTGGAAAGGGAGTTACGCTTAAGACGCTCGTTTCTGATCCCGTCTTCACCAGTGAATACTTATCCCCATCTTTAGCAACTAAATAAATGCTGTCATTCTGCCAATGAATGGCATTCAATACGTAATTGTAATTCGTGAGGTTTGTTTTGAGGGAGTCGTAATTGTCGTCCTCATCGGGGTATAGTTTATATCTGTAAAGAGATTGGCCGACGTCAACGGTGTCGGAATAGAACCAGATGTAATTTTCATCATCCGTAAACGGGAAGAAAGACCTCGACAACTTACTTCGTTCTTTTGCCTTCGCCAGTCTTTTATTCTCGGGATTTTGCCAAGCCCTATAGACATTACTGGAATAATGGGCTCTCTTTTCAGGCATTTCTATTCTCAAACCCCAGCAAGGGTGTGTAGTTTTTATGGTATGTCTGGCAAAGCGTATATGGTTGACAGATAATTTGCCCAAGCCATGACCACCTGAGGTTAGCCATATATTACCCGTTTTATCTTCAAATCTAAAACTCATGTTTCTGCTATCAGAACTCAATCGATAGATCTGAGATGACTGAAGCGAATCCCATTTTTCCAAATGGCCTTCACCAAAATTCAGCCATAGATTGTTTTTATTATCAATGAATTTGGAAGCTTTATTCCAATTGGTAGCAGCTTGTGGAAATATCAGTTGAAGATTAGGGCTTCTGTTATTCCATTTAAAAATACCAGTACCCGAGACGTCAATATAAACCTCTCCCGGTTCAGCGTTTTCAAAAAATTTAATGGATTGATCGGCAGGGAAGATATCAGATAAATCAACTGTCTGATGAACTGTAGGTTCTAATCCATTATGTGGTTCGAAGACTGTCAATCTTTGGGCCGAATCAACGGAGAAAAACATACCATTTGAAGAAAAGTACCACGAATAGCTATTCTTTCCATTGGATCTTTTTAAGCACTTGAGAAAGTGATTAATTATTTCAGATCCATTCTCGAAGCTATTTTCAAATGGAATTCCAACGAATGGTAGTTCTTGCTCAGTGCTCAGGTTATTAACAACTACCACATACGATTTGTCGAGATGAAATCGAGAAGTTCCTACCAATAAACTATCCGTAGACCATAGTCTGCCAGGCTCTTGAATTCTCTTTCCGTCTTGATCAAAGATTTCAATGAAGCCTTCAATTGATGGATTGAAATAACATAGCCCATCGTTTTGTGTGGATACCCAAAGTCGTTTTTCCTTGTCTATGAATAGATCAACTATATAGTCACCTGGTAATGTAAACGGGGTTTGGTCATCATTCTTGAATTGTTTAAAAGAATTCCCGTCAAACCTGTTTAAACCTCCTTTGGTGCCGACCCATATATAACCCTTCTCATCCTGAATCACAGAAGTAACCAAACTTTGTGATAGCCCGTCTTCAATACCATAAATCTCAAAGGAGAGATTGAGAGTATCAAACAAGCCAGACTCGGTTTGGGCGGTAGTGACCTTAGATAAACAGATTAGGAAGAAAAGGAGACTAAATGCTCTGGACATGTGTGGAAATAACATCAACTCCGTAAAGTAATGACAATGCAATGAATCATAAAATCATTGGAATCAATGATTGATTAAATAGTTACTCAGCCTCACTTTTACCAAAAAATTAAATCCAACAAAATGAAGGCAATAGTAACCAATCGAATTTTTACCATAGTTGCAGTAGTGGTTTTTGCGTTTAGCGCTAAGGCTCAAACAAGTAATATTGGCCCAAACCAATACGCGTTCCAATTCACAGGCGATCCTGATTTCGGGCTATACTTTAATGCCGACGATAGCCGATATGAATTTTTGAATGGCTCAGCAACACCGATTTTCGGCTTTAGCGCTGGCTCTGGCCAAATGACGACTAACCTTCAGTTTAGTCCAAGTTCGGATTTGCTGATTGGCAATAATCGATATGCTTTCCGCGCGGCGAGCAATCCGAATTTTGGTCTTTTGTTTAGTTCTACCAGTACCGAATATCAATTCTTAAATAACTCCGCGGAGCCTATTTTTGCAATTAATGCCAATACAGGTCGGTATGCTTCCGATATACGATTTAATTCAGGCAAGGGCGTGTTAGTGGATCCTAATACCTACGCTTTACGATCTGCAGTAGTTCCTGATGCGGGTTTTTACTTTGGTGGTCCTGATTTTGAGATACGCGGTTTGACGGGCGCCCCGATGATGAGGATTAATACGTCTTCAGGGAACACGGTTATTGCGGGAAGCCTAAAACTGGGAGACGGTGGCTTGGAAGAAGAAGGTGCCATTCGCTATGTAAGCGGTGAATTTGAGGGCTATGACGGCTCGATTTGGAAAAATTTATCCCAAATCGGTAGCGGCTCAAGTCTTTGGAGTCAAAATGGAGCTGATGCTTTCTATACAGCGGGTAATGTTGGAATTGGGACATCTACACCTTTGGAGAAGTTAACACTAGAGAGCGGAGAAGGTGAAAATGCGGCTTTTGGTGTGTATAGAGGTACGAAACGAGTTGCTTTTATAGGGGATGGCTCTGGAGGAGGAGAAACTGGGACAATCTATCTAGGAAACAATGAAGGCATAACTACACACCGTTTTTTGGCTAATGGAGGAGCAAACTATATCAATGCCGGTAATCTCGGGATAGGTACCACTTCTCCTTCTGCACCCTTAGATATTGAAAGTGAAAATGGGAATATGCTGGAAGTCAGAAACCCTACAGGGGGCACCAGTTATCAGGATTTTTACTCCGGGACAAATGGCCAGCTGACTGTTGGTCTAGTCGGAGGTGGAAACGGCGAACAAGTTGGACAAGCCATTTTTTGGAATCGGAAAAATGCGCGCTTGAATTTTGGCACCAACAATCAAGCGCGTATGACTATAAGGAATAATGGTAATGTGGGAATAGGCACTGAGACACCAAATGCCAAGTTTCACGTAATTGGTGATGCGTACATAGATGGTAAGGTCTGGGGACGAGAAGTAGAGGTAACCCTGGCTTCCTTTCCTGATTACGTTTTCAAGGCAGATTACGACTTGATGAGTCTTTCTGAAGTGGATGCCTTTATCCAAGAAAACGGTCACCTACCCAATATGCCTACCGAAGCAGAAGTAGTGGAAAACGGCCTGAACCTGGGAGAGATGAATGTGAAGCTAGTAGAGAAAGTAGAAGAGCTAACCCTTCACTTGATTGAGAAGGAGAAGCAGTACGAAGCATTGCAGTCGCGATTGGAGATGCTCGAAAAAGCTATTCTAAACCAAGACTAATCATGATTGATAAGGAAAACCTTTCCTATCATTTTATTCACTAAAACATTTCAATCATGAAAAATAGAATAGTACATAGTTGGCCAATACTGGTGATGGCACTATTGGTTTCCTTATTCCCTCACTTGGCGGAAGCCCAAGAGGGGTGTAGAACTCAATTTCGAAATCAAGCAGAAACAGCTGCCTATGCAGAACGGCATAAAAACTTCCTGCAGAATAGGGACGAAGCTAAAAGTTCCATTTCAGAAACGAAATTCATCCCGGTTCATTGGCATTTTGCTGATGGGATAGCTTGGTCACCTCCATATAGCGAGGCAAGAGCTGCATTAGCAAGGGCCAATAATGCATTTTCGGAAACGAATATTCGATTTTATGAATGTGGTACCAGCGTTATCGGTGCTAATTGGTACTCATTTGAATCCGAATCCGAAGAGGGTGCAATGATTAATACGCATAACATCGCGGGAGTTCTTAATGTTTATGTCGTTAATGAAATCGAAGACGGGGGTTGTGGATATGCAAACTTTCCAGGTACCGATCCTCCTAATAGCAATAACGGAAATAATTTTGTGGTGATGGATATTGATTGCATGGACGAAGACGGAGACACAACTCTAGAACATGAGTTTGGACATATTTTTGACCTGGCACATACCCATGAAACAGCATGGGGCCAAGAGTTGGTCACTAGAACCGGGCCTACGGCCAACTGCACTTCAACAGGTGATCGATTTTGTGACACACCTGCAGATCCTAATATAAGTGGCGATGTATCATCAAGCTGTGTTTACACAGGAGGTGGTGCAGATGCCAATGGAGATAGCTATGTTCCTTCTACTTCAAACATAATGTCCTACAGCAGGAAAGAGTGCCGAACCGATTTTACTCCTTCACAAATCGCGAAAATGAACTATTCTGTTTCTCCTAATGGTGACCCTGATCGCAACAGCTTAACCTGTGCAAGTTGCTCTACAATTGATTTAGATGCTCTTTTGCCACTTAACTTTCCAATTGTCGGATTCATCGTTTCATCTTATTTATTGGATGGGGAAATATTCAGCAATGTGAATATAACTGAATCTAATTCGACAGGAGATAATTTGGTTTTGGTATCCACAGAGAGGGTAGTCCTTACGCCTGGTTTCTCTTTTAGTTCCGTGAATAACCCATCAATGAATTTTTATGCCGTAGTTGATGAATGCGGTGGTGGAGGAGCAGCTTTGACAGATCAAGGAACTGATACCGATGATAATTCATTTCTAGCAAATCATCATGCGTTTAATACAGAATTCAATAAGGTCTATCCTAATCCAACATCAGGTTTGGCATTTATGGAAGTCAGTGTTTTCAAAGAAACTGTGATTACCATTCGTGTTATAGATGCCCTTGGACGACAAGTGATGGCTGAAGTGAGAGGTTTGTCAAAAGGTGAGAATACAGTTCAGCTCAACACTGAAACCTTGAATCAAGGCCTGTACCTAATCAACATTTCAGATGTGCACGGCTTGAACCAAACCCTCAAACTCCAGAAAATCGACTAAACATTCTTCTCAACAGAAGACGGGCTAACCAACCCCTTAAAGCCGGCAGAAATGCCGGCTTTTTTTACGTTCATTTTTAAAAAACACCAATAGCGAGAAATGCTTGATGCCCTGATACAAAATATGCCATTCCTTGGTTGTCAGCCCAAAAGCGCTATATTTAACACAACCAAATACTCGTTATGACCCCCTTAAATCTAACTACAGACCTTGGCCCGTCGCGCCGTACCCTAACTTTTCTTATCGTTCTTACTCAGAATTCCGCCTGAATTAGGGTCCTGCCTATTTGCAAGGCAAGATGAGAAATAGCTAAGCCAACAACCGCATAACCAAAATCTTTCAAATGAAAATTGATTCATCCAAGCATGAGCTAGTCGGAGATGAGGTCAAAGTCGACCTCACAAACAAGAACACCAGAGCATTTGATGCCGGGCTTCCCGACTCCATCGTGATTCACTACACGGCGGGCAGTTCAGCGTCAGGTTCGGCCTCCTGGCTAAAACGTCCTGAAGTCAAAGCCTCTGCGCATCTGGTGATCGGTAGGGATGGCTCTGTCTTTCAAATAGTACCCTTCAATATTCAGTCTTGGCACGCAGGAGTCAGCGCCTATGGCGGAAGGTCAGGTTACAACAAGTTCTCTATTGGAATCGAACTGGACAATGCGGGTTTCCTCACCAAAACGGGAAACGTTTACCGCGCTTCTTTCGGTCGAGCCTACACTGCCGATGAGGTGCTGAAAGCCAAACACCAAGATGAAAACAAGGAACGCTATTGGCACACTTATACCGAAGCACAATTGGATAAGTGTCGGGATATTTGCGAATTACTCATCGCTCAATACGGAATCAAGGAAATAGTCGGTCACGATGAAATTGCTCCGGGTAGGAAACAAGATCCCGGGCCTGCTTTCCCTATGAACCGCTTTCGCAACAATCTCCTCGAACTGGCCAACGCGCAAGTCATGGAAACCAGGCAAGATACGGAAGTACCTCATTTGGGAATACCCGGCAAGGTAGTGGCTTCATCGCTCAATATTCGCGCTCAAGGGAGTGGTGATGCAATAAAAATCGCCCAGCCACTTAAGAATGGCCAGAAAGTAAAAATTCAGGAAGAGAAGGATGGCTGGTATAAGGTAACAACGGAAATAGAAGGTTGGGTGAGCAAGGCTTTCATTCAAAGAGAAGACAATGACTAGTCTGATTCGCTTCTTTGTTATTCTGATTGTGGTATTCGCAGTGGTGCTCTTCGCCATGCGTCCCGACCTGCTAGAAGATGTATGGCTTTGGATCGTTGGCTTGATCGGACTTATTGTAAAACTATTTGAACGCGCTTGGAATTTTATTGAAGAAAAGATAAAACCCAAAAACGAACTTATCCCCGCAACTGTTGGTGCAGGGACGGTTCGCCCGCAGACTCCGAAGAGGCCGGCTGAATCCGCTCGTAGATCGAGTGACAACAGAACCATCGAGGATTTCCCAAAACCCAAGTTTCAAGGCATTACAATGGAGCTCAAACGCCTCCAAGATGATGGTGCCTCCACGCTTGGAGTGCTCTCTTTTGATGGTGAGTTCTATTGCTACACCTTGGAAGACACTTACCGAGAAGTCAAGCTCAAAGGCGAAACGCGCATCCCTGCAGGGGAATACATGTTAGATTTTAACGAGCAACTGACCAATATGACCAAGCGCTACCGCGAGAGTGAGTTTTTCAGCGAGTGGTTTACCTATCACTTACACTTGAAAAATGTGCCTGGCTTCGAGGGTGTGTATATCCACAATGGAGGGCATCACGCTCACACGGATGGTTGCATTCTAGTTTCAACCGATTATATCGAAAAGACTGAGAATGCCCCGGTGACCCTTACCAATTCACGAAATACTTTTAAGAATTTATACATCAAGCTCAAGCAGCACTTAGATGCAGGTGTCCGCGTCCGCATCGTTATTGAAAACGAACCGACCCGTCAAATGCCAAAACCAACGCTATCATGAACGACATTAAATTACAACAAGAAGTAAGAAGCGAAAAAAAGTCCATGAATCGACTTTTTATTTTCTGTATCGGGGTTGCAGTGGTTATTCTGATTGCCAGCCTCGTCTTTACGGGAATTCATATTATGGCGAAAGATGGTGGAACAATCTTTCACTTCTCGGCGATTTGTATCATGACCCTTTGGATCGCAATCATAATCGGCTATTACGCATG
Proteins encoded in this region:
- a CDS encoding response regulator transcription factor; this encodes MKTRVAIFDDNLERREGLFLLLETIDDLNCVGLYNDCRNVLADIESSNPDVVLMDIDMPHVNGIEGVLEIRKVHPDLKILMQTVFEDDDKIFAAICAGADGYILKQANPMKLVDGIREVLVGGAPMTPVIAAKVLKLFQKQGSSKKGNNFDLTKRESEILNLLVKGFSYKMIAEECHISYPTVNSHITKIYGKLKVQSSAGAVAVALREGLVK
- a CDS encoding triple tyrosine motif-containing protein, whose protein sequence is MFDTLNLSFEIYGIEDGLSQSLVTSVIQDEKGYIWVGTKGGLNRFDGNSFKQFKNDDQTPFTLPGDYIVDLFIDKEKRLWVSTQNDGLCYFNPSIEGFIEIFDQDGKRIQEPGRLWSTDSLLVGTSRFHLDKSYVVVVNNLSTEQELPFVGIPFENSFENGSEIINHFLKCLKRSNGKNSYSWYFSSNGMFFSVDSAQRLTVFEPHNGLEPTVHQTVDLSDIFPADQSIKFFENAEPGEVYIDVSGTGIFKWNNRSPNLQLIFPQAATNWNKASKFIDNKNNLWLNFGEGHLEKWDSLQSSQIYRLSSDSRNMSFRFEDKTGNIWLTSGGHGLGKLSVNHIRFARHTIKTTHPCWGLRIEMPEKRAHYSSNVYRAWQNPENKRLAKAKERSKLSRSFFPFTDDENYIWFYSDTVDVGQSLYRYKLYPDEDDNYDSLKTNLTNYNYVLNAIHWQNDSIYLVAKDGDKYSLVKTGSETSVLSVTPFPEVKQIDQERFIQDYLAEYPNRIWFATRQGLMVYNVASEEWKIYNTESGLRSANVLSICKDPELPEKRLWIATSSGLHSLDYSTDSIKSYGIKNGLVNNFVNGILPDNYGNLWLSTNYGLAQFNPRENQFKTFTKFDGLNGNEFNRFQYSKDDQGRLFFGGIEGTTSLGPKDFISDTTHSGVVLGELRIFNEPIGYLAENVGEKFTLQKPFELTEEIVLNYDQSMITVGFGLIDFGDWSKQSYKYRLNGLNDEWIETKNIREATYTNLDPGNYTFEVLGRNSLGNWSQIARTLKIKVLPPWWATWWFRALILVFVVGIFYSLYRYRLNQLLRVERMRNQIAQDLHDEIGSTLSSISLYSAVMKSNEKDLSPKSQPVLDRIITNVSSIMEKMNDMVWTIKSDNDSMEQVVNRMRAFAAEMTEAKGIKLDFNSQSAVERVKLGMDKRKEIYLIFKEAVNNAAKYSEATEMQIRLVVKTGKLILTISDDGKGFDLANPPRRSSGGNGLAGMKRRAERIKGQLEVSSDLQTGTVVNLKVPTNH
- a CDS encoding zinc-dependent metalloprotease, which translates into the protein MKNRIVHSWPILVMALLVSLFPHLAEAQEGCRTQFRNQAETAAYAERHKNFLQNRDEAKSSISETKFIPVHWHFADGIAWSPPYSEARAALARANNAFSETNIRFYECGTSVIGANWYSFESESEEGAMINTHNIAGVLNVYVVNEIEDGGCGYANFPGTDPPNSNNGNNFVVMDIDCMDEDGDTTLEHEFGHIFDLAHTHETAWGQELVTRTGPTANCTSTGDRFCDTPADPNISGDVSSSCVYTGGGADANGDSYVPSTSNIMSYSRKECRTDFTPSQIAKMNYSVSPNGDPDRNSLTCASCSTIDLDALLPLNFPIVGFIVSSYLLDGEIFSNVNITESNSTGDNLVLVSTERVVLTPGFSFSSVNNPSMNFYAVVDECGGGGAALTDQGTDTDDNSFLANHHAFNTEFNKVYPNPTSGLAFMEVSVFKETVITIRVIDALGRQVMAEVRGLSKGENTVQLNTETLNQGLYLINISDVHGLNQTLKLQKID
- a CDS encoding N-acetylmuramoyl-L-alanine amidase — translated: MKIDSSKHELVGDEVKVDLTNKNTRAFDAGLPDSIVIHYTAGSSASGSASWLKRPEVKASAHLVIGRDGSVFQIVPFNIQSWHAGVSAYGGRSGYNKFSIGIELDNAGFLTKTGNVYRASFGRAYTADEVLKAKHQDENKERYWHTYTEAQLDKCRDICELLIAQYGIKEIVGHDEIAPGRKQDPGPAFPMNRFRNNLLELANAQVMETRQDTEVPHLGIPGKVVASSLNIRAQGSGDAIKIAQPLKNGQKVKIQEEKDGWYKVTTEIEGWVSKAFIQREDND
- a CDS encoding DUF5675 family protein is translated as MTSLIRFFVILIVVFAVVLFAMRPDLLEDVWLWIVGLIGLIVKLFERAWNFIEEKIKPKNELIPATVGAGTVRPQTPKRPAESARRSSDNRTIEDFPKPKFQGITMELKRLQDDGASTLGVLSFDGEFYCYTLEDTYREVKLKGETRIPAGEYMLDFNEQLTNMTKRYRESEFFSEWFTYHLHLKNVPGFEGVYIHNGGHHAHTDGCILVSTDYIEKTENAPVTLTNSRNTFKNLYIKLKQHLDAGVRVRIVIENEPTRQMPKPTLS